A genomic segment from Pseudomonadota bacterium encodes:
- the mlaD gene encoding outer membrane lipid asymmetry maintenance protein MlaD translates to MKRFNLEITVGAFMLVGLLAIAYLTLNLGGLEFFGGNYYRVYADFISVSGLKSGARVEIAGVEVGKVASISLHEDRARVALLVKPEVKIGSDVFASIKTQGIIGDKYVQLTPGAEEDFLPDGGKITETESAVDLEALISKYVFGKVE, encoded by the coding sequence ATGAAAAGATTTAATCTGGAGATAACGGTCGGGGCTTTCATGCTCGTCGGTCTGCTCGCGATCGCCTATCTGACCCTTAATCTTGGCGGCCTTGAATTTTTCGGCGGAAATTATTATCGTGTTTATGCTGATTTTATCTCGGTCAGTGGCCTTAAAAGCGGAGCCCGGGTTGAAATCGCCGGGGTTGAAGTCGGTAAGGTCGCAAGTATCTCGCTGCATGAGGATCGAGCCCGGGTCGCACTGCTGGTGAAGCCTGAAGTAAAAATCGGCAGCGATGTTTTTGCTTCCATTAAAACCCAGGGTATAATCGGAGATAAGTACGTGCAGTTGACACCCGGAGCCGAGGAGGATTTTCTGCCGGACGGCGGTAAAATAACCGAAACCGAATCTGCCGTCGATCTGGAGGCTTTGATCAGCAAATATGTTTTTGGTAAAGTTGAGTAA
- a CDS encoding ABC transporter ATP-binding protein gives MASGNACIRLIDIHKSFGTQPVLRGVNLEIERGATTVICGESGQGKSVLLKHILGLIHPDRGQVLIDGTDICALRGAALSRMRTRFGVLFQGVALFDSMTVFDNVALPLRERSRLPEKIVQERVATALAQMDLEGSADKYPSQLSGGMKKRVGLARALQLEPDILLFDEPTTGLDPVKSHDVYRLFFETQKQLGYTCVIVSHDIPKIFNLADRIAILHEGKVLACLSPEDLQRSRDPFVRAFILRVMGAAYSSADELFDPSMNSEKEAYEKI, from the coding sequence ATGGCAAGCGGCAATGCCTGTATCAGGCTGATTGATATTCATAAAAGTTTCGGGACGCAGCCGGTTCTGCGTGGAGTGAATCTCGAGATTGAGCGCGGCGCGACCACCGTGATCTGTGGTGAGAGCGGTCAGGGCAAGAGTGTTCTGCTTAAACATATTCTCGGCCTGATCCATCCCGACCGGGGGCAGGTGCTGATCGACGGCACCGATATCTGTGCTTTGCGCGGCGCGGCCCTGAGTCGAATGCGCACCCGTTTCGGAGTGCTTTTTCAAGGGGTGGCCCTGTTTGATTCGATGACGGTTTTTGATAATGTCGCGCTGCCTCTGCGGGAACGCAGTCGGCTGCCGGAGAAAATCGTTCAGGAGAGGGTGGCCACCGCCCTGGCCCAGATGGATCTGGAAGGCAGTGCCGACAAGTACCCATCGCAGTTGAGCGGTGGGATGAAAAAACGGGTCGGACTGGCCCGGGCCCTGCAACTGGAACCCGATATCCTGCTTTTTGACGAGCCGACCACCGGTCTGGATCCGGTCAAAAGTCACGATGTTTATCGTTTGTTTTTTGAAACCCAAAAGCAACTGGGTTACACCTGTGTCATTGTCAGTCACGATATTCCCAAAATTTTTAATCTGGCGGACAGAATCGCCATTCTCCATGAGGGGAAAGTCCTGGCCTGTCTGTCACCGGAAGACTTGCAGCGCAGTCGTGACCCCTTTGTACGGGCCTTTATCCTGAGAGTGATGGGGGCTGCGTACAGTTCCGCGGATGAGCTGTTTGATCCTTCTATGAATTCAGAGAAAGAAGCATATGAAAAGATTTAA